A stretch of the Chitiniphilus purpureus genome encodes the following:
- a CDS encoding sensor domain-containing diguanylate cyclase — protein sequence MRATLGRRQSLAGVLALSFATVAVIVSITLSLLLGGLSGNKNRQVIGDSLLELAEQVRQRLDIGMGERLHDVQVIASMQQFQHPHIWHDADRRVLEQLKQAFPQYAWIGFAERDGTIRYATQGWLEGQNGSRHPWFRNGLQGPYTGDMHEARELAPLLPASAARNPGYVVELATPVRDSDGALVGVLGAYLLWEWVNDVVQAVSSPSRRDQRVEIFIIGKEGQILLAPPGGQGIAPPRFGKESSGVRTLTWPDGNDYLTASSLTQGLGDYRGLGWRVVVRQAVSDAFQPIHDLQWAILIAGIFAAGIFALLGVWLARALAQPLLELAQAADRLQRGEGDVPIPESAAYREAGHLSASLRHLVAGLTAERNKLATLNTTLEEQVRERTAMLDRANTHLLNTLEDRTQLVQQLETLASTDSLTGLLNRRAFFERAAHEWKQADRHGLPLSVIALDVDHFKKINDRYGHEAGDTALRQLADTCRSELRDVDLIARFGGEEFVVLLPHTTQAAAEQVAERLRNAINATQVEAAGTQFGFTVSMGVAGRAHAATLERLLALADEMLYTAKRDGRDRVWAI from the coding sequence ATGAGAGCAACATTGGGACGCAGACAAAGTCTGGCCGGCGTGCTGGCGCTGTCCTTCGCCACGGTGGCCGTGATCGTGTCGATCACGCTTTCGCTGCTGCTGGGCGGGCTTTCCGGCAACAAGAACCGGCAGGTGATCGGCGACAGCCTGCTTGAGCTGGCCGAGCAGGTACGCCAACGGCTGGACATCGGCATGGGCGAACGGCTGCACGACGTGCAGGTGATCGCATCGATGCAGCAGTTCCAGCACCCCCATATCTGGCACGACGCCGACCGGCGCGTGCTGGAGCAACTCAAGCAGGCATTTCCGCAATACGCCTGGATCGGCTTTGCCGAGCGGGACGGCACGATACGCTACGCCACCCAGGGCTGGCTGGAAGGCCAGAACGGCAGTCGCCACCCCTGGTTCCGCAACGGCCTGCAGGGGCCCTACACGGGCGATATGCATGAAGCCCGGGAACTCGCACCGCTCCTGCCGGCCAGCGCGGCCCGCAACCCCGGCTACGTGGTGGAGCTGGCCACGCCGGTACGTGACAGCGACGGGGCCCTGGTCGGCGTACTGGGCGCCTATCTGCTTTGGGAATGGGTGAACGATGTGGTGCAGGCGGTCTCGTCGCCATCACGACGCGACCAGCGGGTGGAAATCTTCATCATCGGCAAGGAGGGGCAGATCCTGCTGGCGCCCCCGGGCGGGCAAGGCATCGCCCCACCCCGCTTTGGCAAGGAGTCGTCCGGCGTACGCACCCTGACCTGGCCGGACGGCAACGACTACCTGACCGCCAGCAGCTTGACGCAGGGTCTGGGCGACTATCGCGGGCTGGGCTGGCGGGTGGTGGTGCGCCAGGCCGTGAGCGATGCCTTCCAGCCCATCCATGACCTGCAATGGGCAATCCTGATCGCCGGCATCTTCGCGGCGGGCATCTTCGCGCTGCTGGGCGTCTGGCTCGCCCGCGCGCTGGCGCAGCCGCTGCTGGAGCTGGCGCAGGCCGCCGACCGGCTGCAGCGCGGCGAAGGCGATGTCCCCATTCCGGAATCCGCTGCCTATCGCGAGGCCGGGCACCTGTCCGCCTCGCTGCGCCACCTGGTGGCAGGGCTGACTGCGGAGCGCAACAAGCTTGCAACGCTCAATACCACGCTGGAGGAACAGGTACGCGAACGCACGGCCATGCTCGATCGCGCCAACACCCACCTGCTCAACACCCTCGAAGACCGCACCCAACTGGTGCAGCAACTCGAAACGCTGGCCAGCACGGACAGCCTGACCGGGCTTTTGAACCGCCGCGCCTTCTTCGAACGCGCTGCCCACGAATGGAAGCAGGCGGACCGGCACGGCCTGCCACTTTCGGTGATTGCGCTGGACGTGGACCATTTCAAAAAAATCAACGACCGCTACGGACACGAAGCAGGCGATACCGCGCTCAGGCAATTGGCCGACACGTGCCGCAGCGAGCTGCGCGACGTGGACCTGATCGCCCGCTTCGGCGGTGAGGAATTCGTCGTGCTGCTGCCGCACACTACGCAGGCGGCGGCCGAACAGGTGGCCGAGCGGCTGCGCAATGCAATCAACGCCACGCAGGTCGAGGCAGCCGGCACGCAATTCGGCTTCACCGTCAGCATGGGCGTCGCCGGCCGTGCGCACGCAGCCACGCTGGAACGCCTGCTCGCGCTTGCCGACGAAATGCTCTACACCGCCAAGCGCGACGGCC
- a CDS encoding glycerophosphodiester phosphodiesterase, whose protein sequence is MRLIADRGLARGAPENSLGAFAAALSAGFQGIKTEVRLTADGEAVLFGHRLSCNGLPVQALTRAELSQAQGYLVPTLSEAVDAFPEAFWMVTLTAGAAAPAVFSLLQQLGMRREIVITSLRHELALRAAELGTSECGLTVCHRPAALNALLYAAMPHRRLRSLIWDYEAVDAPLLQQANALGFRNYVYGAQSEAEHMLCHSLALRGLITASPECAGLTPPPPLQ, encoded by the coding sequence ATGCGACTCATCGCCGATCGCGGGTTGGCCCGCGGTGCCCCGGAAAACTCCCTGGGCGCGTTTGCCGCCGCGTTGTCGGCCGGCTTCCAGGGCATCAAGACCGAAGTGCGCCTGACCGCGGATGGCGAAGCCGTGCTGTTCGGGCATCGGCTCAGCTGCAACGGTCTGCCGGTACAGGCACTGACGCGGGCCGAGCTGTCCCAGGCGCAAGGCTATCTGGTCCCGACGCTGTCCGAGGCCGTCGATGCCTTCCCCGAAGCGTTCTGGATGGTCACCCTGACCGCCGGCGCCGCCGCGCCCGCGGTGTTCAGCCTGCTGCAGCAACTGGGCATGCGCCGCGAGATCGTGATCACCTCGCTGCGCCACGAACTGGCGCTGCGCGCGGCCGAACTGGGCACCAGCGAATGCGGGCTCACCGTCTGCCACCGTCCCGCTGCGCTCAACGCCCTGCTCTATGCGGCAATGCCACACCGGCGGCTGCGTAGCCTGATCTGGGACTACGAAGCGGTGGATGCCCCTTTGCTGCAACAGGCCAACGCACTCGGTTTTCGCAACTATGTATACGGTGCGCAAAGCGAAGCCGAGCATATGCTCTGCCACAGTCTGGCCCTGCGTGGCTTGATCACCGCCAGCCCCGAGTGTGCCGGCCTGACACCACCACCGCCGCTGCAGTGA
- a CDS encoding patatin-like phospholipase family protein produces the protein MSKIGLGLVWMLLAATLAAVEPPRPRIGVVMGGGGARGLAHIGVLKVLEEAQVPIDCIVGTSMGALVAGSYAVGRSADELTEQVGKAVWDDLLSSDLPRQLNSFRQKQADQLALLPVDIGVSDEGRLALPKAAINTQKVERFLRELTYHGTAPDFDALPVPYRAIATDLETGEMVVMRDGDLVSAMRASMAVPGVFPPVLRNERLLADGGLSRNLGVDVARELCADVVIVVDVASPPLKRQEISDIFSVADQYTRLMIVQNQKPQIGSLTELDVLITPDLADLGSADFVKGRDFVVLGERAARKALVSLQRYALPAPQYQAWQAARAEKRLHPKPIVQVAVGKLKHVNPAVMEEALDVQTGAPLDSEAFNQRLAGIYARGDFAQLDYTLSDHGSGQRLTITPIEKDWGPNYLNFGLALGTDFERSNPYSLTARYRRTWINPLGAEFQALASVGDKSLLAAEFYQPLQVEGYAFVAPHAGIDSSPLAFWENETLAAEYSYHRSQVGLDLGSSWTRYGEVRLGPVVHHYRLERQVGPAPLPDLEQWDWGIRFNLFYDQLDNLNFPRSGTLLHLYGYEAIKGGIEAPGAEAFSRYGRYGFEMTRGFSVRDYGGHVAVRGQMPRNSGSALSDVRWLGGFLNLSSYHYQQLIGDKFFYGRLALYRPVDMFSEHDKGTYLGAALETGKMFSDEDRVGDNWHFSLVGYLGIETLLGPLYLGVAYGDNHQTRLYVTLGNPF, from the coding sequence GTGAGCAAGATCGGGCTGGGCCTCGTCTGGATGCTGCTCGCGGCCACGCTGGCGGCGGTGGAACCGCCGCGCCCGCGCATCGGCGTGGTAATGGGCGGCGGCGGCGCCCGCGGCCTTGCGCATATCGGTGTGCTCAAGGTGCTGGAGGAGGCGCAGGTACCGATCGACTGCATCGTCGGTACCAGCATGGGCGCGCTGGTGGCGGGCAGCTATGCTGTCGGCCGCAGTGCCGACGAGTTGACCGAACAGGTCGGCAAGGCGGTCTGGGACGATCTGCTCAGCTCCGATCTGCCGCGTCAGCTCAACTCGTTCCGGCAGAAGCAGGCCGACCAGCTGGCGTTGCTGCCGGTGGACATCGGTGTCTCGGATGAAGGCCGGCTTGCGCTGCCCAAGGCGGCGATCAATACGCAAAAGGTCGAACGCTTCCTGCGGGAACTCACCTACCACGGCACGGCGCCGGATTTCGATGCGCTGCCGGTTCCCTACCGCGCCATCGCCACCGACCTGGAAACGGGTGAGATGGTCGTGATGCGCGATGGCGACCTGGTGTCCGCCATGCGGGCCAGCATGGCGGTGCCCGGGGTGTTCCCGCCGGTGTTGCGCAACGAGCGGCTGTTGGCCGACGGCGGGCTGTCGCGCAATCTGGGGGTCGATGTGGCACGCGAGCTGTGCGCCGACGTGGTGATCGTCGTCGACGTCGCGTCGCCGCCGCTCAAACGCCAGGAAATCAGCGACATCTTCAGCGTGGCCGATCAGTACACCCGGCTGATGATCGTGCAGAACCAGAAGCCGCAGATCGGCAGCCTGACGGAGCTGGACGTGCTGATCACGCCCGATCTGGCTGACCTTGGCAGCGCCGATTTCGTCAAAGGCCGGGATTTCGTGGTGCTGGGCGAGCGCGCGGCACGCAAGGCGCTGGTATCGCTGCAACGGTATGCGTTGCCGGCGCCGCAGTATCAGGCCTGGCAGGCGGCCCGTGCCGAGAAACGCCTTCATCCCAAGCCCATCGTGCAGGTGGCGGTGGGCAAGCTCAAGCACGTGAATCCGGCAGTGATGGAAGAAGCGCTCGATGTGCAGACCGGCGCGCCGCTCGACAGCGAGGCCTTCAACCAACGGCTGGCCGGCATCTATGCCCGCGGTGATTTCGCCCAGCTTGACTACACGCTGTCCGACCACGGTTCGGGCCAGCGCCTGACGATCACGCCGATCGAAAAGGACTGGGGGCCGAACTATCTCAACTTCGGCTTGGCGCTGGGCACCGACTTCGAGCGCTCCAATCCCTACAGCCTGACCGCGCGCTACCGGCGCACCTGGATCAATCCACTGGGCGCCGAGTTCCAGGCATTGGCAAGCGTGGGCGACAAGAGCCTGCTCGCCGCCGAGTTCTATCAGCCGCTGCAGGTCGAGGGTTATGCCTTTGTCGCCCCGCATGCGGGGATCGATTCGTCGCCGCTGGCGTTCTGGGAGAACGAGACGCTCGCTGCCGAATACAGCTATCACCGTAGTCAGGTCGGCCTTGACCTGGGCTCGTCCTGGACGCGCTACGGCGAAGTGCGGTTGGGCCCGGTGGTGCATCACTACCGGCTGGAGCGGCAAGTGGGGCCGGCGCCACTGCCTGATCTGGAGCAGTGGGACTGGGGCATCCGCTTCAACCTTTTCTACGATCAACTGGACAACCTGAATTTCCCACGGAGCGGCACCTTGCTGCATCTGTATGGCTACGAGGCGATCAAGGGTGGGATCGAGGCACCGGGAGCGGAGGCGTTCTCGCGCTACGGCCGCTATGGTTTCGAGATGACGCGGGGCTTTTCGGTCCGTGACTACGGCGGCCATGTCGCAGTGCGTGGGCAGATGCCGCGCAACAGTGGCAGTGCCTTGTCCGACGTCCGCTGGCTGGGGGGCTTTCTCAACCTGTCCAGCTATCACTACCAGCAGCTGATCGGCGACAAGTTCTTCTACGGCCGCCTTGCGCTGTACCGGCCTGTCGACATGTTCTCCGAGCATGACAAAGGCACCTATCTCGGTGCCGCGCTGGAGACCGGCAAGATGTTCAGCGACGAGGACCGCGTGGGCGACAACTGGCATTTCTCGCTGGTCGGCTACCTGGGCATCGAAACCCTGCTCGGGCCGCTGTATCTTGGCGTGGCGTACGGCGACAACCACCAGACCCGGTTGTATGTCACGCTGGGCAACCCGTTCTGA